In a genomic window of Limnochordia bacterium:
- a CDS encoding FHA domain-containing protein encodes MYLLIWLGRLVFLYLLYRFLSQFLRVLSRDNGDLGLVFVRGEPALPPVVCRRILPENGEQMSCEQKQEVVPGEYLQADTISMGRAPLNDVQLREAEIALFHLRIEKQEGFIIRKIDRNPIYLNGDPVEEDAVLSLGDVLSIGSYLFVVVKGFAHTRRG; translated from the coding sequence ATGTACCTATTAATCTGGTTAGGACGTTTGGTTTTTCTTTATCTACTTTACCGGTTTCTATCGCAGTTCCTTCGAGTTTTGTCGAGGGATAATGGTGACTTAGGCCTAGTTTTTGTCAGAGGCGAACCGGCTTTGCCTCCGGTGGTATGTCGCAGGATCCTCCCAGAGAACGGGGAGCAGATGTCCTGTGAACAGAAGCAGGAGGTCGTTCCCGGAGAGTACCTACAGGCAGATACAATTAGTATGGGACGGGCGCCCTTAAATGATGTGCAACTGCGGGAAGCTGAAATCGCCTTGTTCCATCTGCGCATTGAGAAACAAGAGGGATTCATAATCAGGAAAATAGATCGGAACCCCATATATCTCAACGGAGATCCGGTGGAAGAGGACGCTGTTCTTTCGTTAGGAGATGTGCTTAGTATAGGAAGTTATCTTTTTGTGGTGGTGAAGGGTTTTGCGCATACGCGTAGGGGCTAG